A stretch of the uncultured Desulfobacter sp. genome encodes the following:
- a CDS encoding AAA family ATPase — MIKIPYAVGSYEEIQEQGYYYVDKTRYIEALEQWKVPVFLRPPRFGKSLWCSTLECFYDINRKDKFDALFGNTWIGKNPTPLKNSFMVLRLNFSVVSVKPDMASIEASFNFTQSARINTFVSYYKNLFGKFPDISDRPIADQLQFIIEWITNNNLAPLYIIIDEYDNFTNQLITTRNDDLYKALTSGDSFLRSFFKVIKSGVEQQSIGKVFITGVLPITIDDLTSGFNIAEIVTLEESLVDMLGFTHQETIDYLSHVFDSLGFDDVHMPEILEIMKTNYDGYRFLPDTEESLYNATVVTYFFKRFVLNKGKIPRELIDDNLKTDVSWIERLTTVKENTDAMMDALVFENSLEYDQKQLISKFNMRQFFEKDYYPVSLFYLGMVTCKDDFTMCLPNNTLREIFVDYYNELNNYEVSKGYTDYFRQYLANQDMEELFSGFYKTYLGQFPAQAWDKINENFIRCTFYELCTRYLSRYFTLSMEVNYPSGRSDWEMTGKYHTKYKNTKTIIEFKYAPSKAANDILSLEAPFEADANQVLGYKNSALQKFDHFTIDACVIYVAGNKGFRYFKID; from the coding sequence ATGATAAAAATACCCTATGCCGTTGGAAGTTATGAAGAAATACAGGAGCAAGGGTATTACTATGTCGATAAAACCCGGTATATCGAAGCGCTTGAGCAATGGAAGGTTCCTGTCTTTTTAAGACCGCCCAGGTTCGGTAAAAGTCTTTGGTGCTCAACACTTGAATGTTTCTATGACATTAACCGTAAAGATAAATTTGACGCTTTATTCGGCAATACCTGGATAGGCAAGAACCCAACGCCGTTAAAAAATAGTTTTATGGTGCTGCGTCTGAATTTCAGCGTAGTCTCGGTAAAACCGGATATGGCAAGTATTGAAGCTAGTTTTAATTTTACCCAGTCTGCCCGGATAAACACCTTTGTCTCCTATTATAAAAATTTATTCGGCAAATTTCCTGATATATCTGATCGTCCCATTGCGGATCAATTGCAATTTATAATTGAATGGATCACCAATAATAACCTTGCCCCCCTTTATATCATCATCGATGAGTACGACAATTTCACCAATCAGTTGATCACCACCCGTAACGATGATCTTTATAAAGCGTTGACATCGGGAGACTCTTTTTTACGGTCGTTTTTCAAGGTAATAAAATCAGGCGTTGAGCAGCAAAGTATCGGCAAGGTATTTATCACAGGCGTTCTGCCGATTACCATAGATGACCTGACATCCGGGTTTAATATTGCCGAGATTGTTACTTTGGAAGAAAGCCTTGTCGATATGCTTGGCTTTACCCATCAGGAGACAATCGATTATTTATCCCATGTGTTTGACTCGTTGGGTTTTGACGATGTTCATATGCCCGAGATACTTGAAATTATGAAAACCAATTATGACGGTTATCGGTTTTTGCCGGATACGGAAGAAAGCTTATACAACGCCACTGTCGTTACATATTTTTTTAAAAGGTTTGTCTTAAATAAGGGCAAGATTCCAAGGGAACTTATTGACGACAACCTTAAAACAGATGTTTCCTGGATAGAAAGATTGACCACTGTCAAGGAAAACACGGATGCCATGATGGATGCTTTAGTATTTGAAAACAGTCTTGAATACGATCAAAAACAGCTGATATCAAAATTTAATATGCGTCAGTTTTTTGAAAAAGATTATTATCCTGTCTCTCTTTTTTATCTTGGCATGGTGACCTGCAAGGATGATTTTACCATGTGCCTTCCAAACAACACCCTAAGGGAAATTTTTGTTGATTATTATAACGAACTCAACAATTACGAGGTTTCAAAAGGGTACACTGACTATTTCCGTCAATATCTTGCAAATCAGGACATGGAAGAATTGTTTTCAGGTTTTTATAAAACCTATTTAGGTCAGTTCCCGGCACAGGCCTGGGATAAAATCAATGAAAATTTTATCCGATGCACGTTTTATGAGCTTTGTACCCGCTATCTGTCACGCTATTTTACCCTTTCCATGGAAGTGAACTACCCGTCCGGTAGAAGCGACTGGGAAATGACCGGCAAGTATCACACCAAATACAAGAACACCAAAACCATCATTGAGTTCAAATACGCCCCGTCAAAAGCGGCCAATGATATATTATCCCTTGAAGCCCCCTTTGAGGCCGACGCAAACCAGGTGCTGGGCTATAAAAATAGCGCGCTGCAAAAATTTGATCATTTTACCATTGACGCCTGCGTCATTTATGTCGCAGGGAATAAAGGGTTTCGGTATTTTAAGATTGATTGA
- a CDS encoding ABC transporter substrate-binding protein, whose protein sequence is MAIKKTVFILWISIVCSLFIPVGDSAALENDLAHRPLEHIDRDPIVFAMHNLGCDMCNRAMELFYKDAFSRLGYTFAYNLYPLKRSLAESNAGRIAGECARAQMPQALQKKYPNLIQVKEPIWESHICVYSMSPDIQVDGWPDLKKYENSVIGFSKGSVYLDRMVRQYRSNSQTFYGALNYTQGLRMLVSNRIGIFLGVSGAIDSILKEEEFRHKIIYNTGSLGTLPLYPYLNKKYAHLAKPLASVLKQMKQEHIIDQYVLMAQKEVFGPAQKITISTGFQPSQQSSRNIAASFSSKVSGIVTRAFALENYQVSFIFRSRLTAFNMAKDGLVDGTILWRKTKNRNDYFYFSIPLITADIVFFHLKSKNFDWQQLNDLGRYKAGIVEGMLYEDLFDAAVFSGRLSSLTAENEDANFKKLISGEIDYTPVILESGYESIKGLFPQKTAALFTHHPKPLIRQNFYLLLSKQIKENQKRIAEFNQGLYHLLKK, encoded by the coding sequence ATGGCCATTAAAAAAACAGTTTTTATACTGTGGATCAGTATTGTCTGTTCACTGTTTATCCCTGTCGGCGACTCAGCAGCACTGGAAAACGACCTGGCTCACCGCCCCTTAGAACATATCGACAGGGACCCCATTGTCTTTGCGATGCATAATCTTGGGTGCGATATGTGTAACCGGGCAATGGAGCTATTTTATAAAGACGCCTTTTCCAGACTGGGCTATACCTTTGCCTACAATCTGTATCCGTTGAAGCGCTCCCTTGCGGAATCCAATGCCGGAAGGATAGCTGGAGAATGTGCAAGGGCACAGATGCCCCAGGCGTTACAGAAAAAATATCCCAATCTAATACAGGTAAAAGAACCCATCTGGGAAAGTCATATCTGTGTATATTCCATGAGTCCTGATATCCAGGTTGATGGGTGGCCGGACTTAAAAAAATATGAAAACAGTGTTATTGGGTTCAGCAAAGGCAGTGTCTATCTTGACCGCATGGTTCGACAGTATCGTTCAAATTCCCAAACCTTCTACGGCGCATTGAATTATACCCAGGGGCTGCGGATGCTCGTATCGAACAGAATCGGGATATTTCTGGGCGTCTCAGGTGCCATTGACAGCATTCTCAAAGAAGAAGAGTTCAGACATAAAATTATATACAATACCGGTTCATTAGGTACCCTACCCCTTTATCCCTATCTGAACAAAAAATATGCCCACCTGGCAAAACCCCTTGCATCCGTACTGAAACAGATGAAACAAGAACATATAATTGACCAATATGTTCTCATGGCTCAGAAAGAGGTGTTCGGCCCAGCCCAAAAAATTACGATCAGTACAGGTTTTCAGCCATCTCAACAATCTTCCCGAAATATAGCCGCCTCTTTTTCCAGCAAGGTATCGGGCATCGTGACCCGGGCCTTTGCACTGGAAAACTACCAGGTCTCATTTATTTTTCGGTCTAGGCTCACTGCGTTTAATATGGCAAAGGACGGGCTGGTTGACGGCACGATTCTCTGGAGAAAAACCAAAAACCGAAATGATTATTTTTATTTCAGCATCCCCCTCATCACCGCGGACATTGTTTTTTTTCATCTGAAATCAAAAAATTTTGACTGGCAGCAACTTAACGATCTAGGTCGCTACAAGGCAGGAATCGTTGAAGGAATGCTTTATGAGGACCTCTTTGATGCTGCAGTTTTTTCGGGCCGACTTTCATCTCTGACCGCAGAAAATGAAGACGCCAATTTCAAAAAACTGATTTCAGGTGAAATTGATTATACACCTGTTATTTTAGAAAGTGGGTATGAGTCCATAAAAGGACTCTTTCCCCAAAAAACTGCCGCCCTATTCACGCACCACCCGAAACCTTTAATTCGCCAGAATTTTTACCTGCTTTTATCAAAACAGATAAAAGAAAATCAAAAACGCATTGCTGAGTTTAACCAAGGGCTGTACCATCTCTTGAAAAAATGA
- a CDS encoding type III pantothenate kinase yields MLLVIDVGNTNTVLGVYENESLKQDWRIRTIRETTADEFNILARALFADKHIQLTDITKVVISSVVPSSVRILNAFCERYLEITPLWINAASVKGLMPILYSNPNEVGADRIVNAVAAYEKYKKALIVIDFGTATTFDAISEKGEYLGGAICPGVVISSEALFHRASRLPRVEMLKAPERVIGDDTIESIKSGIIFGNAAMVDGMVERMKQEMKTTPMIIATGGLAPLIADVSNVIESVDLALTLDGLKIISRAL; encoded by the coding sequence ATGCTGCTGGTAATTGATGTGGGCAATACCAATACAGTGCTCGGCGTTTACGAAAACGAGTCACTGAAGCAGGACTGGCGTATCAGAACCATCCGGGAAACCACGGCCGATGAATTCAATATCCTGGCCCGGGCACTTTTTGCCGACAAACACATCCAACTCACTGACATCACAAAGGTCGTCATATCCTCTGTGGTACCGTCATCCGTGAGAATCTTAAACGCGTTTTGCGAGCGTTATCTGGAGATTACGCCATTATGGATCAACGCGGCGTCCGTAAAAGGACTGATGCCCATTCTCTATTCCAACCCCAACGAGGTCGGCGCTGATCGTATTGTCAATGCTGTGGCCGCCTATGAAAAATATAAAAAAGCGCTGATCGTCATTGATTTCGGTACAGCCACCACCTTTGACGCCATATCGGAAAAAGGCGAATATTTAGGCGGTGCCATCTGCCCTGGTGTGGTCATCTCATCAGAAGCCCTGTTCCATAGGGCGTCACGCCTGCCCAGGGTGGAAATGCTCAAAGCCCCGGAAAGGGTAATCGGTGACGACACCATTGAAAGTATCAAGTCCGGCATCATTTTCGGTAACGCAGCCATGGTGGACGGCATGGTGGAGCGGATGAAGCAGGAGATGAAAACCACGCCTATGATCATTGCCACGGGCGGACTTGCCCCGCTCATTGCCGACGTATCCAATGTTATTGAATCCGTGGACTTGGCCCTGACCCTGGATGGTCTTAAAATAATCAGCCGGGCATTGTGA
- a CDS encoding CdaR family protein — MAHTFSGSMMLKRYAHSHTSLTLSGMLKRRQISSLFRIAAPMAVAAAVITIIIFTACSQDPRETNLLLPVDYANVPDDMILTNFHTAKIEVRIKCRPKLIEKLSKKSLVYPADIYTDLAFDPAGGTDAIEPGRYLLPVDKTRIPLGRSVSIVNITPSYLNIRLEKKVTRVFKVKVPYIGKTAKGYMAFSPVCEPGTVALTGAKSLINGIKELSTKPVDLANAHENFKKEVPLDLKQPKLFTVAQSIFVVSVQVQPLIGTRTIEQIPIEIQNRPGKKVSIEPSTISIDLKGPQKKLNTTTLTDKIHAFMDLEGLKPGVYARHACIDIPVDLVMINASPRVFTVKIE; from the coding sequence TTTCCGTATAGCCGCCCCAATGGCTGTGGCGGCTGCGGTCATAACGATTATTATTTTCACCGCCTGCTCCCAGGATCCCAGGGAAACAAATTTGCTACTGCCTGTGGATTATGCCAATGTTCCCGATGATATGATTTTGACCAATTTTCACACAGCCAAAATCGAAGTCAGGATCAAATGCCGACCCAAACTCATTGAAAAACTATCAAAAAAAAGTCTGGTCTATCCTGCAGACATTTATACGGACCTGGCCTTTGACCCGGCCGGCGGCACTGATGCCATAGAACCCGGCCGTTATCTGCTGCCTGTGGACAAGACCCGGATTCCTCTGGGGCGTTCTGTTTCCATCGTCAATATCACGCCCTCATATCTAAATATCCGCCTGGAAAAAAAAGTAACCCGGGTATTCAAGGTGAAGGTTCCATATATTGGAAAAACGGCCAAGGGCTACATGGCTTTTTCACCGGTGTGTGAGCCAGGCACCGTGGCCCTGACCGGTGCAAAATCCCTGATCAACGGAATCAAAGAGCTTTCCACCAAACCCGTGGACCTGGCCAATGCCCATGAAAATTTTAAAAAAGAAGTTCCCTTAGATCTAAAGCAACCCAAGCTTTTCACGGTTGCCCAGTCAATATTTGTGGTGTCCGTGCAGGTTCAGCCACTTATCGGTACCCGGACCATTGAACAGATTCCAATAGAGATTCAAAACCGGCCCGGGAAAAAAGTCAGCATTGAACCGTCAACCATCTCCATTGACCTTAAAGGACCCCAAAAAAAATTAAATACCACCACCCTGACAGACAAAATTCATGCATTCATGGATCTTGAAGGGCTTAAACCCGGGGTATATGCCCGGCACGCCTGTATTGACATCCCCGTGGATCTGGTTATGATCAATGCCTCACCCCGGGTATTTACCGTTAAAATTGAATAG